One part of the Streptomyces sp. NBC_00286 genome encodes these proteins:
- a CDS encoding L-fuconate dehydratase, with product MSSSAAPRITAVDTFDIRFPTSRELDGSDAMNPDPDYSAAYVVLRTDSEDGAEGHGFTFTIGRGNDVQVAAIDALRPHVLGRAVDELCADPGSLARDLTGDSQLRWLGPEKGVMHMAIGAVVNAVWDLAAKRAQKPLWQLLADATPEFLVSQVDFRYIADVLTPEDALQLLRRGREGAAERTELLKERGFPGYTTSPGWLGYSDEKLTRLARQAVADGFTQIKLKVGADLADDVRRCRVARSVVGPGIRMAIDANQRWNVDEAIEWTKALADFDPYWIEEPTSPDDVLGHAKIREAVAPVKVATGEHVQNRIVFKQLLQAGGIDVLQIDAARVGGVNENLAILLLAAKFGVPVCPHAGGVGLCELVQHLSMFDYVALSGTTEDRVIEYVDHLHDHFLDPVVIREGHYMAPTAPGFSATMRPESLAEFTFPGGTFWAADLAQQASTDQRLTGRKGAAA from the coding sequence GTGTCCTCATCTGCCGCACCCCGTATCACCGCGGTCGACACCTTCGATATTCGCTTCCCGACCTCTCGCGAGCTCGACGGCTCCGATGCGATGAATCCGGACCCCGACTACTCGGCCGCGTACGTCGTGCTGCGTACCGATTCGGAGGACGGGGCGGAGGGGCACGGGTTCACGTTCACCATCGGGCGGGGGAACGATGTTCAGGTTGCCGCGATCGATGCTTTGCGGCCGCATGTTCTCGGGCGGGCGGTGGATGAACTGTGCGCGGATCCGGGGTCGTTGGCCCGGGATCTGACCGGGGACAGCCAACTGCGGTGGCTCGGGCCCGAGAAGGGCGTGATGCACATGGCGATCGGCGCCGTCGTGAACGCCGTATGGGACCTCGCCGCCAAGCGCGCCCAGAAGCCGCTGTGGCAGTTGCTCGCCGATGCCACCCCGGAGTTCCTCGTCTCTCAGGTCGACTTCCGCTATATCGCGGACGTCCTCACCCCCGAGGACGCGCTCCAACTGCTCAGACGCGGCAGAGAGGGCGCCGCGGAACGCACCGAACTGCTCAAGGAGCGCGGCTTCCCCGGCTACACCACCTCACCCGGCTGGCTCGGCTACTCCGACGAGAAGCTCACCCGCCTCGCCCGCCAGGCCGTGGCCGACGGCTTCACCCAGATCAAGCTGAAGGTGGGCGCGGACCTCGCCGATGACGTACGTCGCTGCCGGGTGGCCCGTTCCGTCGTCGGCCCGGGCATCCGGATGGCCATCGACGCCAACCAGCGCTGGAACGTCGACGAGGCCATCGAGTGGACCAAGGCGCTCGCCGACTTCGACCCGTACTGGATCGAGGAGCCCACCAGCCCCGACGACGTCCTCGGCCATGCCAAGATCCGCGAGGCCGTCGCACCGGTCAAGGTCGCCACCGGCGAGCATGTCCAGAACCGGATCGTCTTCAAGCAGCTCCTCCAGGCCGGGGGCATCGACGTCCTGCAGATCGACGCGGCCCGCGTCGGCGGCGTCAACGAGAATCTCGCGATCCTGCTCCTCGCGGCCAAGTTCGGCGTCCCCGTCTGCCCGCACGCCGGCGGCGTCGGCCTGTGCGAACTCGTCCAGCACCTCTCGATGTTCGACTACGTGGCCCTGTCCGGCACCACCGAGGACCGCGTCATCGAGTACGTCGACCATCTGCACGACCACTTCCTCGACCCGGTGGTGATCAGGGAAGGTCACTACATGGCACCCACCGCGCCCGGCTTCTCGGCCACCATGCGACCCGAGTCCCTCGCCGAGTTCACGTTCCCCGGCGGCACATTCTGGGCCGCCGACCTCGCCCAGCAGGCATCCACCGATCAGCGGCTCACCGGCCGGAAAGGGGCAGCGGCATGA
- a CDS encoding SDR family NAD(P)-dependent oxidoreductase: MTDTQDFAGLKALVTGGASGIGRATAELLAARGAQVAVLDLDPSSVDKPLLGYQADVSDDTSVRRAVASAVADLGGLDVLVNNAGIGAQGTVEDNDDAQWHRVLDVNVLGMVRTARAALPHLRESAHAAIVNICSIAATAGLPQRALYSASKGAVLSLTLAMAADHVREGIRVNCVNPGTADTPWIGRLLDAAEDPAAERAALEARQPTGRLVSAPEVAGAIAYLASPLSGATTGTALAVDGGMQGLRLRPVGQ, translated from the coding sequence ATGACCGACACCCAGGACTTTGCGGGGCTCAAGGCGCTGGTGACGGGCGGCGCGTCCGGCATCGGCCGGGCCACCGCGGAACTCCTGGCCGCCCGCGGCGCCCAGGTAGCCGTCCTCGACCTGGACCCGTCGAGCGTCGACAAACCCCTGCTCGGATACCAGGCGGACGTCAGCGACGACACCTCCGTACGCAGGGCTGTCGCGTCCGCCGTCGCCGACCTCGGCGGCCTTGACGTACTGGTCAACAACGCGGGCATCGGCGCCCAGGGCACCGTCGAGGACAACGACGACGCCCAGTGGCACCGGGTCCTGGACGTCAACGTCCTCGGCATGGTGCGCACGGCCCGCGCCGCCCTGCCCCATCTGCGCGAGTCCGCACACGCGGCCATCGTGAACATCTGTTCCATCGCCGCCACCGCGGGCCTGCCGCAGCGCGCCCTGTACTCCGCGTCCAAGGGCGCCGTGCTGTCGCTGACCCTCGCCATGGCCGCCGACCACGTCCGCGAGGGCATCCGCGTCAACTGCGTGAACCCCGGCACCGCGGACACCCCCTGGATCGGCCGCCTCCTGGACGCCGCCGAGGATCCCGCCGCCGAACGGGCCGCCCTGGAAGCCCGCCAGCCCACCGGCCGCCTGGTCTCCGCGCCCGAAGTCGCGGGCGCCATCGCCTACTTGGCGAGCCCGCTGTCCGGCGCGACCACCGGTACGGCACTCGCCGTGGACGGCGGAATGCAGGGGCTGCGGCTGCGGCCCGTGGGGCAGTGA